From a region of the Lepus europaeus isolate LE1 chromosome 17, mLepTim1.pri, whole genome shotgun sequence genome:
- the LOC133775864 gene encoding cytochrome P450 26A1 encodes MGLPALLASALCTFVLPLLLFLAAIKLWDLYCVSSRDRSCALPLPPGTMGFPFFGETLQMVLQRRKFLQMKRRKYGFIYKTHLFGRPTVRVMGADNVRRILLGEHRLVSVHWPASVRTILGSGCLSNLHDSSHKQRKKVIMRAFSREALQCYVPVIAEEVGSCLGRWLNCGERGLLVYPEVKRLMFRIAMRILLGCEPRLAADGDDEQQLVEAFEEMTRNLFSLPIDVPFSGLYRGVKARNLIHARIEENIRAKICRLRAAEADGGCKDALQLLIEHSWERGERLDMQALKQSSTELLFGGHETTASAATSLITYLGLYPHVLQKVREELKSKGLLCKSGPDNKLDVDILAQLKYTGCVIKETLRLNPPVPGGFRVALKTFELNGYQIPKGWNVIYSICDTHDVAEVFTNKEEFNPDRFLRPHPEDASRFSFIPFGGGLRSCVGKEFAKILLKIFTVELARHCDWQLLNGPPTMKTSPTVYPVDNLPASFTHFQGGP; translated from the exons ATGGGGCTCCCCGCGCTGCTGGCCAGCGCGCTCTGCACCTTCGTGCTACCGCTGCTGCTCTTCCTGGCCGCGATCAAGCTCTGGGACCTGTACTGCGTGAGCAGCCGCGACCGCAGCTGCGCCCTCCCTTTGCCCCCTGGGACTATGGGCTTCCCGTTCTTTGGGGAAACACTGCAGATGGTGCTGCAG CGGAGGAAGTTCCTGCAGATGAAGCGCAGGAAATACGGCTTCATCTACAAGACACATCTGTTCGGCCGGCCCACGGTGCGTGTGATGGGCGCGGACAACGTGCGGCGCATCTTGCTAGGGGAGCACCGGCTGGTGTCGGTGCACTGGCCTGCGTCCGTGCGCACCATCCTGGGCTCCGGCTGCCTCTCCAACCTGCACGACTCCTCGCACAAGCAGCGCAAGAAG GTGATCATGCGGGCCTTCAGTCGCGAGGCGCTCCAGTGCTACGTGCCCGTGATCGCCGAGGAAGTGGGCAGCTGCCTGGGGCGGTGGCTCAACTGCGGCGAGCGCGGCCTTCTGGTCTACCCCGAGGTGAAGCGCCTCATGTTCCGCATCGCTATGCGCATTCTGCTGGGTTGCGAGCCCCGGTTGGCGGCCGACGGGGACGATGAGCAGCAGCTGGTGGAGGCCTTCGAGGAGATGACCCGCAATCTCTTCTCGCTGCCCATCGACGTGCCCTTCAGCGGGCTGTACCGG GGAGTGAAGGCGCGGAACCTCATTCACGCGCGCATCGAGGAGAACATTCGCGCCAAGATCTGCCGCCTGCGGGCCGCCGAGGCGGACGGCGGCTGCAAAGATGCTCTGCAGCTGCTGATCGAGCACTCGTGGGAGCGGGGAGAGCGGCTGGACATGCAG GCGCTAAAGCAATCTTCAACCGAACTCCTTTTTGGAGGCCACGAAACCACGGCCAGTGCGGCCACGTCTCTGATCACTTACCTGGGCCTCTACCCCCACGTTCTCCAGAAAGTGCGAGAGGAGCTGAAGAGTAAG GGCTTACTCTGCAAGAGCGGTCCGGACAACAAGCTGGACGTGGACATTTTGGCACAACTGAAATACACTGGGTGTGTCATTAAGGAGACCCTTCGGCTGAACCCCCCAGTTCCGGGAGGGTTCCGGGTGGCTCTGAAGACCTTTGAACTCAAT GGATACCAGATTCCCAAGGGCTGGAATGTTATCTACAGTATCTGCGATACTCACGACGTGGCCGAGGTCTTCACCAACAAGGAGGAGTTCAACCCCGACCGATTCCTGCGGCCGCACCCCGAGGATGCGTCCAGGTTCAGCTTCATTCCTTTTGGAGGAGGCCTTAGGAGCTGTGTGGGCAAAGAGTTTGCAAAAATCCTTCTGAAAATATTTACAGTGGAGCTGGCCAGGCACTGTGACTGGCAGCTCCTAAATGGACCTCCTACGATGAAAACCAGCCCCACCGTGTACCCTGTGGACAATCTCCCTGCCAGCTTCACTCACTTCCAGGGAGGACCCTAG